In one window of Pseudomonas chlororaphis subsp. chlororaphis DNA:
- the hemE gene encoding uroporphyrinogen decarboxylase, translating to MTALKNDRFLRALLKQPVDVTPVWMMRQAGRYLPEYRASRANAGDFMSLCMNPEFACEVTLQPLDRYPQLDAAILFSDILTIPDAMGQGLYFETGEGPRFKKVVSTLADIEALSIPDPHKDLGYVMDAVSTIRRELNGRVPLIGFSGSPWTLATYMVEGGSSKDFRKTKAMLYDNPQAMHLLLDKLAQSVTSYLNGQIKAGAQAVQIFDTWGGNLSAAAYQEFSLAYMRKIVSGLIREHEGRKVPVILFTKNGGLWLESIADAGADALGLDWTCDLGEARRRVGNKVALQGNMDPTVLYAKPEAIRAEVGRILASYGKGSGHVFNLGHGITPEVDPEHAGAFLRAVHELSAQYHQ from the coding sequence ATGACTGCCCTGAAGAACGACCGTTTCCTTCGTGCCCTGCTCAAGCAACCCGTAGACGTCACCCCGGTGTGGATGATGCGTCAGGCTGGGCGCTACCTGCCTGAATACCGCGCCAGCCGTGCCAACGCCGGTGACTTCATGAGCCTGTGCATGAACCCGGAGTTCGCCTGCGAAGTCACGCTGCAACCGCTGGACCGTTATCCACAACTGGATGCGGCCATCCTCTTCTCCGACATCCTGACCATCCCCGACGCCATGGGCCAGGGCCTGTACTTCGAAACCGGCGAAGGCCCGCGTTTCAAGAAGGTCGTCAGCACCCTGGCCGATATCGAGGCCCTGTCGATCCCGGATCCGCACAAGGACCTGGGCTACGTGATGGACGCGGTCAGCACCATCCGCCGCGAGCTCAACGGCCGCGTGCCATTGATCGGCTTCTCCGGCAGCCCCTGGACCCTGGCCACCTACATGGTCGAAGGCGGCTCGTCGAAGGACTTCCGCAAGACCAAGGCGATGCTCTATGACAACCCGCAAGCCATGCACCTGCTGCTGGACAAGCTGGCGCAGTCGGTCACCAGCTACCTCAACGGCCAGATCAAGGCCGGCGCGCAAGCGGTGCAGATCTTCGACACCTGGGGCGGCAACCTGTCGGCGGCGGCCTACCAGGAGTTCTCCCTGGCCTACATGCGCAAGATCGTCAGCGGCCTGATCCGCGAGCACGAAGGGCGCAAGGTGCCGGTGATCCTGTTCACCAAGAACGGCGGCCTGTGGCTGGAAAGCATTGCCGACGCCGGTGCCGACGCCCTGGGCCTGGACTGGACCTGCGACCTCGGCGAAGCGCGCCGACGGGTCGGCAACAAAGTCGCCCTGCAAGGCAACATGGACCCGACCGTGCTCTACGCCAAGCCGGAAGCGATCCGTGCCGAAGTCGGGCGGATCCTCGCCAGCTACGGCAAGGGCAGCGGCCATGTGTTCAACCTTGGCCACGGCATCACCCCGGAAGTCGACCCGGAGCACGCCGGCGCTTTCCTGCGCGCGGTGCACGAACTGTCGGCGCAGTATCACCAGTGA
- a CDS encoding YgiW/YdeI family stress tolerance OB fold protein has translation MKTRYLVLLLAPLFSTAALAVGYTGPGAQAVTSVAAANDAADDTPVVLQGHVVKKLNNDDKYEFKDASGTITVEIDDEDLPPVAFNEKTQVRLTGEVEKGLMKREIDVDLVEIVK, from the coding sequence ATGAAAACCCGTTACCTCGTTCTGTTGCTCGCTCCGCTGTTCAGCACCGCCGCCCTGGCTGTCGGCTACACCGGTCCTGGCGCCCAGGCCGTCACCAGCGTCGCGGCGGCCAACGATGCCGCGGACGATACGCCGGTGGTGTTGCAGGGCCATGTGGTCAAGAAGCTGAACAATGACGACAAGTACGAATTCAAGGATGCCAGCGGCACCATCACCGTCGAGATCGACGACGAAGACCTGCCGCCAGTGGCGTTCAACGAGAAGACCCAGGTCAGGCTGACCGGTGAGGTCGAGAAGGGGTTGATGAAGCGTGAGATCGACGTCGACCTGGTGGAGATCGTCAAGTAA
- a CDS encoding MFS transporter produces the protein MKTAVAPLAHELPPTALDGVVAQLNEVYIEKGTPMFMRTVLALFSGGFATFALLYCVQPMMPLLSREFSINAAQSSLILSVATGLLAVGLLVTGPISDRIGRKPVMVAALFAAALCTIASALMPSWHGVLLMRALVGLSLSGLAAVAMTYLSEEIHPQHIGLAMGLYIGGNAIGGMSGRLITGVLIDFVSWHTAMLVIGGLALIAAAVFWKILPESRNFRARSLHPRSLLEGFVMHFRDAGLPLLFLEAFVLMGAFVTLFNYIGYRLLAAPYHMDQAFVGLLSVVYLSGIYSSAKIGALADRLGRRKMLWATISLMLAGLALTMLSALPVVIIGMLIFTFGFFGAHSVASSWIGRRALKAKGQASSLYLFSYYAGSSIAGTAGGVFWHMAGWNGIGLFISALLVVALLVALKLAKLPPLATR, from the coding sequence GTGAAAACCGCTGTCGCTCCACTCGCCCACGAACTCCCTCCCACCGCCCTCGATGGGGTCGTCGCGCAACTGAACGAGGTCTACATCGAAAAAGGCACGCCGATGTTCATGCGCACGGTGCTGGCGCTGTTCTCCGGCGGTTTCGCCACCTTCGCCCTGCTCTACTGCGTGCAACCGATGATGCCGCTGCTGTCCCGGGAATTTTCCATCAACGCCGCGCAGAGCAGCCTGATCCTCTCGGTCGCTACCGGCCTGCTGGCTGTCGGTCTGCTGGTCACCGGACCGATTTCCGACCGCATCGGCCGCAAACCAGTGATGGTGGCCGCCCTGTTCGCCGCCGCGCTGTGCACCATTGCCAGCGCCCTGATGCCGAGCTGGCACGGCGTGTTGCTGATGCGCGCGCTGGTGGGGCTGTCCCTGAGCGGCCTGGCGGCGGTGGCGATGACCTACCTGAGCGAGGAGATCCACCCGCAGCACATCGGCCTGGCCATGGGCCTGTACATCGGCGGCAACGCCATCGGCGGCATGAGCGGACGCCTGATCACCGGGGTACTGATCGACTTCGTCAGCTGGCACACGGCGATGCTGGTGATCGGTGGCCTGGCGCTGATCGCGGCGGCGGTGTTTTGGAAAATCCTCCCCGAATCGCGCAACTTCCGCGCCCGCTCGCTGCACCCGCGCAGCCTGCTGGAAGGCTTCGTCATGCACTTTCGCGACGCCGGCCTGCCGCTGCTGTTCCTCGAAGCCTTCGTGCTGATGGGCGCGTTCGTCACGCTGTTCAACTACATCGGCTATCGCCTGCTGGCCGCGCCGTATCACATGGATCAGGCCTTCGTCGGCCTGCTGTCGGTGGTGTACCTGTCGGGGATCTACAGCTCGGCGAAAATCGGTGCCCTGGCCGACCGCCTGGGGCGGCGCAAAATGCTCTGGGCCACCATCTCGCTGATGCTCGCCGGCCTCGCCCTGACCATGCTCAGCGCGTTGCCGGTGGTGATCATCGGCATGCTGATCTTCACGTTCGGCTTCTTCGGCGCCCACTCGGTCGCCAGCAGCTGGATCGGCCGGCGCGCCCTCAAGGCCAAGGGCCAGGCCTCATCGCTGTACCTGTTCAGCTATTACGCCGGGTCGAGCATCGCCGGGACGGCGGGCGGGGTGTTCTGGCACATGGCCGGGTGGAACGGCATCGGCCTGTTTATCAGCGCCCTGCTGGTGGTGGCGCTGCTGGTGGCGTTGAAGCTGGCCAAACTGCCGCCATTGGCCACTCGGTAG
- a CDS encoding LysR family transcriptional regulator, translating into MELRHLRYFIAVAEELHFGRAAQVLGISQPPLSQQIQVLEQEVGARLFERTNRRVELSEAGRLFLDEARQVLAQVDKAADVARRTQLGELGELKIGFTSSAPFNSSIPQAIFAFRQRFPDVHLKLREMSSTQVAEALLDESIQVGIMRPLPLPDSLSVVELLREPLVAVLSSKHSLVAGSEAGLALSALAHEPFVFFPRSYGSGLYAQLLTLARDVGFTPHFAQEAGEAMTIIGLVAAGLGVSVLPASYQRMRIDGVVYRPLLDPEAVSAVWLAQRTDQRSPMAKAFVELLTRKAEL; encoded by the coding sequence ATGGAATTGCGTCACCTGCGTTACTTCATCGCGGTGGCCGAAGAGCTGCATTTCGGCCGCGCCGCCCAGGTCCTGGGCATCTCCCAGCCGCCCTTGAGCCAGCAGATCCAGGTGCTGGAGCAGGAGGTCGGCGCGCGTTTGTTCGAGCGTACCAATCGTCGGGTCGAGCTCAGCGAGGCCGGCAGGCTGTTCCTCGATGAGGCACGACAGGTGCTGGCCCAGGTCGACAAGGCCGCGGATGTGGCCCGCCGGACGCAGTTGGGTGAGCTGGGTGAACTGAAGATCGGCTTCACCTCGTCGGCACCCTTCAACTCGAGCATCCCCCAGGCGATCTTCGCCTTTCGCCAGCGTTTTCCCGACGTGCACCTGAAGCTGCGCGAGATGAGCAGCACCCAGGTGGCCGAGGCGCTGCTGGACGAGTCGATCCAGGTCGGCATCATGCGGCCGTTGCCGCTGCCGGATTCCCTGAGCGTGGTGGAGTTGCTGCGCGAGCCGCTGGTGGCGGTGCTGAGTTCCAAGCACTCGCTGGTGGCCGGCAGCGAAGCCGGCCTGGCGCTGTCGGCCCTGGCCCACGAGCCCTTCGTGTTCTTCCCGCGCAGCTACGGCAGCGGCCTGTACGCGCAGTTGCTGACCCTGGCCCGGGATGTCGGCTTCACCCCGCACTTTGCCCAGGAAGCGGGCGAGGCCATGACCATCATCGGCCTGGTGGCGGCGGGGCTGGGTGTCTCGGTGTTGCCGGCGTCCTACCAGCGCATGCGCATCGACGGCGTGGTCTACCGACCGCTGCTCGACCCCGAGGCGGTCTCGGCGGTGTGGCTGGCGCAGCGCACCGACCAGCGCTCGCCAATGGCCAAGGCCTTTGTCGAACTGCTGACCCGCAAGGCGGAGTTGTAA
- a CDS encoding beta-ketoacyl-ACP synthase, translating into MKRVVVTGMAGITSLGSDWDTIVANFGANRSGIRRMDEWDRFSELNTRLAGPVDDFKVPAHWTRKQLRSMGRVSRLAVGAAEQALADAGLLGDESIKDGRMGVACGSSTGSTDEIKAFGNMLLNSVAEGLNANSYVRMMPHTTAANISIFFGLTGRLIPTSSACTSGSQGIGYAYEAIKFGRLPLMLAGGAEELCPTEAMVFDALYATSLKNDAPHTSPRPYDSDRDGLVIGEGGGMLVLEELEHALARGAHIHAEIVGFGSNADGQHTTRPEQATMRRAMELALEDASLEPSAIGYVNGHGTATEQGDIAETLATSSLFGSRMPISSQKSFLGHTLGACGALESWFSIEMLNRDLYVHTLNLDTVDPRCGELDYLRGEFRQMSCEYVMNNNFAFGGVNTSLIFRRWPQ; encoded by the coding sequence ATGAAACGTGTGGTCGTCACCGGCATGGCCGGCATCACTTCGCTGGGCAGCGACTGGGACACCATCGTCGCCAACTTCGGCGCCAACCGCAGCGGCATTCGCCGGATGGACGAATGGGATCGCTTCAGCGAGCTCAATACCCGCCTGGCCGGCCCCGTGGACGACTTCAAGGTACCGGCGCACTGGACCCGCAAACAGCTGCGCAGCATGGGCCGGGTGTCGCGGCTCGCGGTGGGTGCCGCCGAGCAAGCCCTGGCCGATGCCGGCCTGCTGGGCGACGAGTCGATCAAGGATGGGCGCATGGGCGTGGCCTGTGGCTCGTCCACCGGCAGCACCGACGAGATCAAGGCATTCGGCAACATGTTGCTGAACTCGGTGGCCGAAGGCCTCAACGCCAACTCCTACGTGCGCATGATGCCGCACACCACCGCGGCCAATATCAGCATCTTCTTCGGCCTCACCGGCCGGCTGATCCCGACGTCCAGCGCCTGCACCAGCGGCAGCCAGGGCATCGGCTACGCCTATGAGGCGATCAAGTTCGGCCGCCTGCCGCTGATGCTCGCCGGCGGCGCCGAAGAACTGTGCCCGACCGAAGCCATGGTGTTCGACGCGCTCTACGCCACCAGCCTGAAAAACGATGCCCCGCACACCAGCCCGCGACCCTACGACAGCGACCGCGACGGCCTGGTGATCGGCGAGGGCGGCGGCATGCTGGTGCTCGAAGAGCTGGAGCACGCCCTGGCCCGTGGCGCGCATATCCATGCCGAGATCGTCGGCTTCGGCAGCAACGCCGACGGCCAGCACACCACCCGTCCGGAGCAGGCCACCATGCGCCGCGCCATGGAGCTGGCCCTGGAAGACGCCAGCCTCGAGCCTTCGGCCATCGGTTACGTCAACGGCCACGGCACCGCTACAGAACAGGGCGACATTGCCGAAACACTGGCCACCAGCAGCCTGTTCGGCAGCCGGATGCCCATCAGTTCGCAGAAGAGTTTCCTCGGCCACACCCTGGGAGCCTGTGGCGCGCTGGAGTCCTGGTTCAGCATCGAGATGCTCAACCGCGACCTCTACGTGCACACCCTCAACCTCGACACGGTGGACCCGCGTTGCGGCGAGCTGGATTACCTGCGCGGCGAATTCCGGCAGATGAGCTGCGAGTACGTGATGAACAACAACTTTGCCTTTGGCGGCGTCAACACTTCGCTGATTTTCCGCCGCTGGCCTCAATGA
- the fabG gene encoding 3-oxoacyl-ACP reductase FabG, translating to MTESILVTGSSRGIGRAIALRLAQAGYDLILHCRSGRGEAEAVQAEVEALGRQARILQFDVTDRASCKAALEADVEAHGAYYGVVLNAGLTRDGAFPALSEDDWDTVLRTNLDGFYNVLHPLIMPMIRRRAAGRIVCIASVSGQVGNRGQVNYSASKAGLIGAAKALAIELGKRKITVNCVAPGLIDTAMLDENVPVDELLKMIPAQRMGTPEEVAGAVNFLMSAEAAYITRQVLAVNGGLV from the coding sequence ATGACTGAATCCATATTGGTCACCGGCTCCAGCCGTGGTATCGGCCGTGCCATCGCCCTGCGCCTGGCCCAGGCCGGCTATGACCTGATCCTGCATTGCCGCAGTGGCCGCGGCGAAGCCGAGGCCGTGCAGGCCGAAGTCGAGGCCCTGGGGCGCCAGGCGCGCATCCTGCAATTCGATGTGACCGACCGCGCCAGCTGCAAGGCCGCTCTCGAAGCCGACGTGGAAGCCCATGGCGCCTACTACGGCGTGGTGCTCAACGCCGGCCTGACCCGCGACGGCGCGTTCCCGGCCCTGAGCGAAGACGACTGGGACACCGTGCTGCGTACCAACCTCGACGGTTTCTATAACGTGCTGCACCCGCTGATCATGCCGATGATCCGGCGCCGCGCGGCCGGGCGCATCGTCTGCATCGCCTCGGTGTCCGGGCAGGTCGGCAACCGTGGCCAGGTCAACTACAGCGCTTCCAAGGCCGGCCTGATCGGCGCGGCCAAGGCCCTGGCCATCGAGCTGGGCAAACGCAAGATCACCGTCAACTGCGTGGCGCCAGGCTTGATCGACACCGCCATGCTCGACGAGAACGTGCCGGTGGACGAGCTGCTGAAGATGATCCCGGCCCAGCGCATGGGCACCCCGGAGGAAGTCGCCGGCGCGGTGAACTTCCTGATGTCCGCCGAGGCCGCCTACATCACCCGCCAGGTGCTGGCGGTCAACGGAGGCCTGGTCTGA
- a CDS encoding hotdog family protein, with the protein MIDWPLAELLPHAGDMILIDQVLGFDEEQIRTRLTVKPDGLFNRADGSLPAWVGIELMAQSVAAYAGCHARQKGQAVELGFLLGTRKFECNVEHFPAGSELQIHALRSLQDDNGMGVFECHLSAPGIQAVARLNVFCPPQADSYLNESSALSTGVQP; encoded by the coding sequence ATGATTGACTGGCCGCTCGCCGAACTGCTGCCCCACGCGGGCGACATGATCCTGATCGATCAGGTCCTGGGGTTCGATGAAGAGCAGATCCGCACCCGCCTCACCGTCAAGCCCGATGGCCTGTTCAACCGTGCCGACGGCAGCCTGCCGGCCTGGGTCGGCATCGAGCTGATGGCCCAGAGCGTCGCCGCCTACGCCGGTTGCCATGCGCGCCAGAAAGGCCAGGCTGTCGAGCTGGGGTTCCTGCTCGGCACGCGCAAGTTCGAATGCAATGTGGAACACTTCCCCGCCGGCAGCGAACTGCAGATTCACGCCTTGCGCTCCCTGCAAGACGACAACGGCATGGGCGTATTCGAATGCCACCTGAGTGCCCCTGGCATTCAGGCCGTCGCCCGCCTCAACGTGTTCTGTCCGCCACAGGCGGACAGCTACCTGAACGAATCATCCGCTTTATCAACAGGAGTCCAGCCATGA
- a CDS encoding beta-ketoacyl-[acyl-carrier-protein] synthase family protein, with translation MTAYLNALGVICALGRDKQQVARSLFAGDCSGMRAEAGWVPERSVPVAAVQGPLASIPPPLRQQGSRNNQLLLEAAQQIRGDIDRAIARYGHSRIGIVLGTSTSGIDEASRGIAHYLRDRHFPADYDYHQQELGAPANFLADWLDLSGPAYVISTACTSSARALMSARRLLDLGLCDAVLCGGVDSLCKLTLNGFSALEAVSAQRCNPFSVNRDGINIGEAAVLFLMSKETLGAQPIALLGGGASSDAHHISAPEPSGRGALQAMQKALHNAGLHAAQIGYLNLHGTATQHNDAMESLAVDQLFPAGVPCSSTKPMSGHTLGAAGALEAAFCWLSLSSDNAAHALPPHVWDAQADPQLPQLHWVTATTRLEQNAPRCLMSNSFAFGGNNVSLIIGDAP, from the coding sequence ATGACGGCCTACCTGAATGCCCTCGGGGTGATCTGTGCCCTTGGGCGCGACAAGCAGCAAGTGGCCCGCAGCCTGTTTGCCGGCGACTGCTCCGGCATGCGCGCCGAAGCCGGCTGGGTGCCGGAGCGCAGCGTGCCCGTCGCCGCCGTCCAGGGGCCGCTGGCGAGCATTCCGCCGCCGCTGAGGCAGCAGGGCAGCCGCAACAACCAGCTGCTGCTGGAGGCCGCCCAGCAGATCCGTGGCGACATCGACCGGGCCATCGCCCGCTACGGCCACAGCCGCATCGGTATCGTCCTCGGCACCAGCACCTCGGGCATCGACGAAGCCAGCCGCGGCATTGCCCATTACCTGCGCGACCGGCACTTCCCGGCCGACTACGACTACCACCAGCAGGAACTCGGCGCGCCGGCGAATTTTCTCGCCGACTGGCTCGACCTCAGCGGCCCGGCCTATGTGATCTCCACCGCCTGCACCTCCAGCGCCCGGGCGCTTATGAGCGCCCGCCGCCTGCTCGACCTGGGCCTGTGCGACGCGGTGCTGTGCGGTGGCGTCGACAGCCTGTGCAAGCTGACCCTCAACGGATTCTCGGCCCTGGAGGCGGTGTCCGCGCAGCGCTGCAATCCGTTCTCGGTCAACCGCGACGGCATCAATATCGGCGAAGCCGCCGTGCTGTTCCTGATGAGCAAGGAAACCCTCGGCGCGCAACCGATCGCCTTGCTCGGCGGCGGCGCCAGCTCCGACGCGCACCATATTTCCGCCCCCGAACCCAGTGGCCGCGGCGCCCTGCAAGCCATGCAGAAGGCCTTGCACAACGCCGGCCTGCACGCCGCACAGATCGGCTACCTGAACCTGCATGGCACGGCCACCCAGCACAACGACGCCATGGAAAGCCTGGCGGTCGACCAGTTGTTCCCGGCCGGTGTGCCTTGCTCGTCGACCAAACCCATGAGCGGCCATACCCTGGGCGCCGCCGGGGCCCTGGAAGCGGCGTTCTGCTGGCTGAGCCTGTCCAGCGACAACGCCGCACATGCCCTGCCGCCCCATGTCTGGGACGCCCAGGCCGACCCGCAACTGCCGCAGCTGCATTGGGTCACCGCCACCACACGTCTGGAGCAGAACGCTCCGCGCTGCCTGATGAGCAACTCCTTTGCCTTCGGCGGCAACAACGTCAGCCTGATTATCGGAGACGCCCCATGA
- a CDS encoding DUF3261 domain-containing protein produces MIRALLVGCLLLLSACASQPPLPEKTPSLALPLQLHVERQQAGQRQDWLLVIQAEGSGIRWSLIDPLGIPLARQQLIAGRWQADGLLPPNPEARELFAALLFALTPAGELRDNYPAARQHGAQRDLVPHWQVRYRQALDFRLELPRGLHYHISPLTAENAS; encoded by the coding sequence ATGATCCGTGCCCTGCTCGTCGGCTGCCTGCTGTTGCTGAGCGCCTGCGCCAGCCAGCCGCCGCTGCCCGAGAAAACCCCGAGCCTGGCCCTGCCGCTGCAACTGCACGTCGAGCGGCAACAGGCCGGGCAGCGCCAGGACTGGCTGCTGGTGATCCAGGCCGAAGGGTCGGGCATCCGTTGGTCGCTGATCGACCCGCTGGGCATTCCCCTGGCGCGCCAGCAACTGATCGCCGGTCGCTGGCAGGCCGACGGCCTGTTGCCGCCGAACCCGGAGGCCCGCGAACTGTTCGCCGCATTGCTGTTCGCCCTGACGCCCGCGGGCGAACTGCGAGATAATTATCCAGCCGCCCGGCAGCACGGCGCGCAGCGTGACCTCGTCCCGCACTGGCAGGTCCGCTATCGCCAGGCTCTGGATTTCCGTCTGGAGTTGCCTCGTGGCTTGCACTACCACATCAGCCCGCTGACCGCCGAGAACGCCTCATGA
- a CDS encoding class I SAM-dependent methyltransferase — translation MSDAQPQYLSASYVEETRFGFWFLRSHTWQHHVLRVAINDLRRLFDNQPPSNPVLLDAGCGQGKSFQYLRQVFAPRRLIGLDADPHSLRLSSEEAERQGLQVELIGSDCATLDVADASVDLLFCHQTFHHLVEQEKALAEFYRVLKPGGYLLFAESTEAYIDTWVIRWLFRHPMHVQKSAAQYLEMIRRQGFEFTPRNVSYPYLWWSRAKDFGLLERFGLRRPKPFGQREETLVNVVARKPLHEGAAG, via the coding sequence ATGAGCGACGCCCAGCCGCAGTACCTGAGCGCCAGCTACGTCGAGGAAACCCGCTTCGGCTTCTGGTTCCTGCGCAGCCATACCTGGCAGCACCATGTGCTGCGGGTGGCGATCAACGACCTGCGCCGCCTGTTCGACAACCAGCCGCCGAGCAACCCGGTACTGCTGGATGCCGGCTGCGGCCAGGGCAAGTCGTTCCAGTACCTGCGCCAGGTGTTCGCCCCGCGGCGCCTGATCGGCCTGGACGCCGACCCGCACAGCCTCAGGCTCAGCAGCGAAGAAGCGGAGCGCCAGGGCTTGCAGGTCGAGCTGATCGGCAGCGACTGCGCGACCCTGGACGTGGCCGATGCCAGCGTCGATCTGCTGTTCTGCCACCAGACCTTTCACCACCTGGTGGAACAGGAAAAGGCCCTGGCCGAGTTCTATCGCGTGCTCAAGCCGGGCGGTTACCTGCTGTTCGCCGAATCCACCGAGGCCTACATCGACACCTGGGTGATCCGCTGGCTGTTCCGCCACCCGATGCACGTGCAGAAAAGCGCCGCGCAGTACCTGGAAATGATCCGTCGACAGGGTTTTGAATTCACCCCGCGCAATGTGTCTTATCCCTATCTGTGGTGGAGCCGTGCCAAGGATTTCGGGCTGCTCGAACGCTTCGGCCTGCGTCGCCCGAAGCCCTTTGGCCAACGGGAAGAAACCCTGGTCAATGTGGTTGCCCGCAAACCCCTGCACGAAGGTGCCGCTGGATGA
- a CDS encoding NAD(P)/FAD-dependent oxidoreductase: MPTVEMERRQIVVIGAGPSGAIAAALLKGKGHDVLIVERQHFPRFSIGESLLSHCLDFVEEAGMLEAVNAAGFQRKNGAAFAWGERYSAFDFGDTFSEGKPTTFQVQRADFDKLLADQAALQGVEVRYGEAIVSADFNLARPQLQVLREDGSEYRVEADFVLDASGYGRVLPRLLDLEAPSNFPVRQAVFTHIEDRIDSPAFEREKILITTHPSKRDVWFWTIPFSNGRCSVGVVAAKEHFDGRGDDLDQCLRGFIEETPSLAKVLHNAVWDTPARAIGGYSANVKTLHGPGFALLGNAAEFLDPVFSSGVTIAMRSASMAAAVLHRQLQGESVDWESEFATPLKRGVDTFRCYVEGWYAGTFQDVIYHPGSSPEIRRMISSILAGYAWDERNPFVSEPKRRLRMLSEICAMEAP; the protein is encoded by the coding sequence GTGCCAACAGTTGAAATGGAACGCCGCCAGATTGTGGTGATCGGCGCTGGCCCATCGGGCGCCATCGCCGCCGCGCTGCTCAAGGGCAAAGGCCACGACGTGCTGATCGTCGAGCGCCAGCATTTCCCACGGTTTTCGATCGGTGAAAGCCTGCTGTCCCACTGCCTGGATTTCGTCGAAGAGGCCGGCATGCTCGAGGCGGTCAACGCCGCGGGCTTCCAGCGCAAGAACGGCGCCGCGTTCGCCTGGGGCGAGCGCTACAGCGCTTTTGATTTCGGCGACACCTTCAGCGAGGGCAAGCCCACCACCTTTCAGGTGCAACGCGCCGACTTCGACAAGCTGCTGGCCGATCAGGCCGCCCTGCAAGGCGTTGAAGTGCGTTATGGCGAGGCCATCGTCAGCGCCGACTTCAACTTGGCCAGGCCGCAGCTGCAGGTGCTGCGCGAAGACGGCAGCGAGTACCGCGTGGAAGCGGACTTCGTCCTCGACGCCAGTGGCTACGGCCGCGTACTGCCACGCCTGCTGGACCTGGAGGCGCCCTCGAACTTCCCGGTCCGCCAGGCGGTGTTCACCCACATTGAAGACCGTATCGACAGCCCGGCCTTTGAGCGGGAAAAGATCCTCATCACCACTCACCCCAGCAAACGCGATGTGTGGTTCTGGACCATCCCGTTCAGCAACGGCCGCTGCTCGGTCGGCGTGGTGGCGGCCAAGGAGCATTTCGACGGCCGTGGCGACGACCTGGACCAGTGCCTGCGCGGTTTCATCGAGGAAACCCCGAGCCTGGCCAAGGTCCTGCACAACGCCGTCTGGGACACCCCGGCGCGGGCCATCGGCGGCTACTCGGCCAACGTCAAGACCCTGCACGGCCCGGGCTTCGCACTGCTGGGCAACGCCGCGGAATTCCTCGACCCGGTGTTCTCCTCCGGCGTGACCATCGCCATGCGTTCGGCGAGCATGGCCGCCGCCGTGCTGCATCGGCAGTTGCAGGGCGAAAGCGTGGATTGGGAAAGCGAATTCGCCACCCCCCTCAAGCGCGGCGTCGACACCTTCCGCTGCTACGTCGAAGGCTGGTACGCCGGCACCTTCCAGGACGTGATCTACCACCCGGGCAGCTCGCCGGAAATTCGCCGGATGATCAGTTCGATCCTCGCCGGTTATGCCTGGGACGAACGCAACCCGTTCGTCAGCGAACCCAAGCGCCGGCTGCGCATGCTCTCGGAAATCTGCGCCATGGAGGCTCCATGA